A region of Pyxidicoccus parkwaysis DNA encodes the following proteins:
- a CDS encoding phage tail sheath C-terminal domain-containing protein, producing the protein MATYLHPGVYLEEIPSGAKPIEGVATSLAAFVGAATRGPLATPVLVHSLEEYERTFGSISSEQDAMGFAVLAYYQNGGKDAYIARVADPTGAVAAFATLNNADTSPDAVLKLSATSPGEWGNSLYYRVTRGASTAAPTFTLEVGHMELVDGLQRFKADLTFPNLSMNERSPSYALAVVNGESSPVKLELADPSVVSLLDVGKLTGAALHATSVPANYFTTFGLPEEMSFSLNLDALGTRNFTLLKTPLALGGTDAAADAGKIATAIQLAVRGISATDAPFKDFTCAYDSATRRFVLTSPKSSFASVEVYDTGTGPTLAKAMKLDPASTPTAAHGALMLTPATVSASSTAKLGNGAASAPRPEDFQAVFGGALKKIRDITTVLLPGNHLPSSGVGNGAVTAALAHCEEMRNRVLIVDPEPGFELTSASRVDQLKLPTSTYAVAYYPWAKVANPFYKAEAPGTKSPTVKVAPSAFAAGMWSRIDSRRGVWKAPAGVETGLTGVAGLEFVVDDGVQDQLNPLGVNALRALPNFGSVIWGARTLATKADPEWRYVSVRRTAILIEQSVYNGIQWAVFEPNDHRLHAALRTNIGSFMDGLFRAGAFQGEKASDAYFVRCGLGDTMTQGDIDRGQVIVVVGFAPLKAAEFVIVRIQQKLQQ; encoded by the coding sequence ATGGCGACCTATCTGCATCCCGGTGTCTACCTGGAGGAGATTCCGAGCGGTGCAAAGCCTATCGAAGGAGTAGCCACATCACTGGCTGCCTTCGTGGGCGCGGCGACGCGTGGTCCGCTGGCCACGCCGGTGCTGGTGCACAGCCTGGAAGAGTATGAGCGCACCTTCGGGTCCATCAGCAGCGAGCAGGATGCGATGGGCTTCGCGGTGCTGGCCTACTACCAGAACGGGGGCAAGGACGCGTACATCGCCCGCGTGGCGGACCCCACCGGGGCCGTGGCGGCCTTCGCCACGCTGAACAACGCGGACACGTCGCCGGACGCGGTGCTCAAGCTGAGCGCCACCAGTCCCGGCGAGTGGGGCAACAGCCTCTACTACCGCGTCACGCGTGGCGCCTCCACGGCCGCGCCCACCTTCACGCTCGAAGTGGGCCACATGGAGTTGGTGGACGGGCTGCAGCGCTTCAAGGCGGACCTGACGTTCCCCAACCTGTCCATGAACGAGCGCTCGCCGAGCTACGCGCTGGCGGTGGTCAACGGCGAGTCCTCGCCGGTGAAGCTCGAGCTCGCGGACCCCTCTGTCGTGAGTCTGCTCGACGTGGGCAAGCTGACCGGCGCGGCGCTGCATGCCACGTCGGTGCCGGCCAACTACTTCACCACCTTCGGCCTGCCGGAGGAGATGTCGTTCAGCCTCAACCTGGACGCGCTGGGCACGCGCAACTTCACCCTCCTGAAGACGCCCCTGGCGCTGGGCGGCACGGACGCGGCCGCGGATGCCGGGAAGATTGCCACCGCCATCCAGCTCGCCGTCCGCGGCATCTCCGCCACCGACGCGCCCTTCAAGGACTTCACCTGCGCCTACGACTCGGCCACGCGCCGCTTCGTGCTCACGTCCCCGAAGTCCTCGTTCGCCTCCGTGGAGGTCTATGACACGGGCACCGGGCCCACGCTCGCCAAGGCGATGAAGCTGGACCCCGCCTCCACCCCCACCGCGGCGCACGGCGCGCTGATGCTGACGCCGGCGACGGTGAGTGCCAGCTCCACGGCGAAGCTCGGGAACGGCGCCGCCAGCGCGCCCCGTCCGGAGGACTTCCAGGCCGTCTTCGGCGGCGCGCTGAAGAAGATTCGCGACATCACCACCGTGCTGCTGCCGGGCAACCACCTGCCGAGCTCCGGCGTGGGCAACGGCGCCGTCACCGCCGCGCTGGCGCACTGCGAGGAGATGCGCAACCGGGTGCTCATCGTCGACCCGGAGCCCGGCTTCGAGCTGACGTCCGCGTCCCGCGTGGACCAGCTCAAGCTGCCCACGTCCACGTACGCCGTCGCCTACTACCCGTGGGCGAAGGTGGCCAACCCCTTCTACAAGGCGGAGGCCCCGGGCACGAAGAGCCCCACGGTGAAGGTGGCGCCGTCCGCGTTCGCCGCCGGCATGTGGTCTCGCATCGACTCGCGCCGGGGCGTGTGGAAGGCGCCCGCGGGCGTGGAGACGGGCCTGACGGGCGTGGCGGGGCTGGAGTTCGTGGTGGACGACGGGGTGCAGGACCAGCTCAACCCGCTGGGCGTCAACGCGCTGCGCGCGCTGCCCAACTTCGGCTCGGTCATCTGGGGCGCCCGCACGCTGGCCACCAAGGCGGACCCGGAGTGGCGCTACGTGTCCGTGCGCCGCACGGCCATCCTCATCGAGCAGAGCGTCTACAACGGCATCCAGTGGGCGGTGTTCGAGCCCAATGACCACCGGCTGCACGCGGCGCTGCGCACCAACATCGGCTCCTTCATGGACGGCCTGTTCCGGGCCGGGGCCTTCCAGGGGGAGAAGGCCTCCGACGCCTACTTCGTCCGCTGCGGTCTGGGAGACACCATGACCCAGGGGGACATCGACCGGGGTCAGGTCATCGTCGTCGTCGGGTTCGCGCCGCTCAAGGCGGCCGAGTTCGTCATCGTCCGCATCCAGCAGAAGCTCCAGCAGTAG
- a CDS encoding phage tail protein, which translates to MAAPMFTVNTHRHDPYRTFKFQLLIDGRPVAGLKKMGALKKKTEAIKWRTAGDPSHERILPGGTSYDPITLEQGLTHDPVFEAWAALVNNVEGDAAMSLKNFRKDLVLNVLNMQGQVAISYKILRAWVSEYQALPDLDSQAMNAVGIQTLTLQHEGWQRDTSVPEPAET; encoded by the coding sequence ATGGCTGCACCGATGTTCACGGTGAACACGCACCGACATGATCCGTACCGGACCTTCAAGTTCCAGCTCCTCATCGACGGCCGTCCGGTGGCCGGGCTCAAGAAGATGGGGGCCCTGAAGAAGAAGACCGAGGCCATCAAGTGGCGCACGGCCGGGGACCCGTCGCATGAGCGCATCCTCCCCGGCGGCACCAGCTATGACCCGATTACGCTGGAGCAGGGGCTGACGCATGACCCCGTGTTCGAGGCCTGGGCCGCCCTGGTGAACAACGTCGAGGGCGACGCGGCGATGTCCTTGAAGAACTTCCGCAAGGACCTCGTGCTCAACGTCCTCAACATGCAGGGCCAGGTGGCCATCTCCTACAAAATCCTCCGGGCCTGGGTGTCCGAGTACCAGGCGCTGCCGGACCTGGACTCGCAGGCGATGAACGCGGTGGGCATCCAGACGCTCACGCTCCAGCACGAGGGCTGGCAGCGTGACACCAGCGTGCCCGAGCCCGCGGAGACCTGA
- a CDS encoding DUF4255 domain-containing protein, which yields MALPESSVSVACRALADFVRESFRVQGQTVRVPIGTPAAAAPAAGDTDHRVNLFFHRFEPPPMGADVLPGQPWYLRVHCLVTAFAAAEDTVSAGENDLRLLGEVIRFFHEKPLMDAVDATGELVRVQMLFQPLSLDDINRLWSTQKDVAYRPSVAYEVALVPVVPRTRTIEAPRAVSVGAHVQTGTKRGPVPAVPAWTPPLARLRVDPQREDWAPQLGIVRGGTCTQSLVFEVGSPELAAFTPEVVVAGAPGGPVHFRWDVWDQALGWRTVDTAVDLTPAVLEVDPEQPPATSRATVALPFTDHAGQAVLYAVRRYRRAADGPGGVELEARGNPVFVTLHGSGA from the coding sequence ATGGCCCTGCCTGAATCGTCGGTCTCCGTGGCCTGCCGCGCGCTGGCGGACTTCGTGCGGGAGAGCTTCCGCGTGCAGGGGCAGACGGTGCGCGTGCCCATCGGCACGCCCGCCGCCGCCGCGCCCGCCGCGGGCGACACGGACCACCGGGTCAACCTGTTCTTCCACCGCTTCGAGCCGCCGCCCATGGGCGCGGACGTGCTGCCCGGCCAGCCGTGGTACCTGCGCGTGCACTGCCTGGTGACGGCGTTCGCCGCCGCCGAGGACACGGTGAGCGCGGGGGAGAACGACTTGCGCCTTCTGGGCGAGGTCATCCGCTTCTTCCATGAGAAGCCCCTCATGGACGCGGTGGACGCCACCGGCGAGCTCGTCCGCGTGCAGATGCTCTTCCAGCCGCTCAGCCTGGACGACATCAACCGCCTCTGGTCCACGCAGAAGGACGTCGCCTACCGCCCGTCCGTGGCCTACGAGGTGGCGCTCGTGCCGGTGGTGCCGCGCACGCGCACCATCGAGGCGCCTCGCGCCGTCTCCGTGGGCGCGCACGTGCAGACGGGGACGAAGCGCGGCCCGGTACCGGCGGTGCCCGCCTGGACGCCGCCGCTGGCGCGGCTGCGCGTGGACCCCCAGCGCGAGGACTGGGCGCCGCAGCTGGGCATCGTGCGCGGAGGCACCTGCACGCAGAGCCTGGTGTTCGAGGTGGGCAGCCCGGAGCTGGCGGCCTTCACGCCGGAGGTGGTGGTGGCCGGGGCGCCGGGCGGCCCCGTGCACTTCCGCTGGGACGTGTGGGACCAGGCCCTGGGTTGGCGCACGGTGGACACAGCGGTGGACCTGACGCCGGCCGTCCTGGAGGTGGACCCGGAGCAGCCGCCCGCGACGTCGCGCGCCACCGTGGCGCTGCCCTTCACGGACCATGCGGGCCAGGCCGTGCTCTATGCCGTGCGCCGCTACCGCCGCGCCGCGGACGGGCCGGGCGGGGTGGAGCTCGAGGCGCGGGGCAACCCGGTGTTCGTCACCCTCCACGGGAGTGGCGCATGA
- a CDS encoding ATP-binding protein, whose amino-acid sequence MSAEPLRAEVERVELLGQCLARLRQGAPLEDTVLGQLREAQAKVRSVREDGSAWRLLRASTLAPIEYDVLACAVAPEVEPRVGWLFQQLQPGAAQPVYPTAALIQELLALQPVEGARLSTVLSEDAPLRRLGLLERDDGGPYAPIRPGRGLTPRLLGAPEPPLSLPGALRVPGTARWEELVLPEAKLALLREFLLWLQHRDTVVEQWGGRAVGGPVALFSGPSGTGKTFAATVLATALGWELHRVDLGALVSKYIGETEKNLNKLFDAAHGRNAILLFDEADSLFSRRGEVRDARDRYANQEVSHLLARIEQHAGPCILTTNLKGNLDPAFARRFQVVVEFPRPDVRAQARLWRGLLPPRAPLAPEVDPEVLGSAVSLSGGGIRNAALHAAYLAAGAGTPIGMREIALAVWRELGKEGRDVSPTELGPLRKHLPREVAPC is encoded by the coding sequence ATGAGCGCCGAGCCGCTGAGGGCGGAGGTGGAGCGGGTGGAGCTCCTCGGCCAGTGCCTGGCGCGGCTGCGCCAGGGCGCGCCGCTGGAGGACACGGTGCTGGGGCAGCTGCGCGAGGCCCAGGCGAAGGTGCGAAGCGTCCGGGAGGATGGCTCCGCGTGGCGGCTGCTGCGCGCGTCCACGCTGGCGCCCATTGAATACGACGTGCTGGCGTGCGCGGTGGCGCCCGAGGTGGAGCCGCGCGTCGGCTGGCTCTTCCAGCAGCTGCAGCCTGGCGCGGCGCAGCCGGTGTACCCCACCGCGGCGCTCATCCAGGAGCTGCTGGCGCTCCAGCCGGTGGAGGGCGCGAGGCTGTCCACGGTGCTGTCCGAGGACGCCCCCCTGCGGCGCCTGGGGCTGCTGGAGCGCGACGACGGCGGGCCGTACGCGCCCATCCGTCCGGGCCGGGGCCTCACGCCGCGCCTGCTCGGCGCGCCGGAGCCACCGCTGTCGCTGCCGGGCGCGCTGCGGGTGCCGGGCACGGCCCGCTGGGAGGAGCTGGTGCTGCCCGAGGCGAAGCTGGCGCTCCTGCGCGAGTTCCTCCTGTGGCTCCAGCACCGGGACACCGTGGTGGAGCAGTGGGGCGGCCGCGCGGTGGGCGGCCCGGTGGCGCTGTTCTCCGGCCCGTCCGGGACGGGAAAGACTTTCGCGGCGACGGTGCTGGCCACGGCGTTGGGCTGGGAGCTGCACCGGGTGGATTTGGGGGCGCTCGTCAGCAAGTACATCGGCGAGACGGAGAAGAACCTCAACAAGCTCTTCGACGCGGCGCACGGGCGCAACGCCATCCTCCTCTTCGACGAGGCGGACAGCCTCTTCAGCCGGCGCGGCGAGGTGCGCGACGCCCGAGACAGGTACGCCAACCAGGAGGTGAGCCACCTCTTGGCGCGAATCGAGCAGCACGCCGGCCCGTGCATCCTCACCACCAACCTCAAAGGCAACCTGGACCCGGCCTTCGCCCGCCGCTTCCAGGTGGTGGTGGAGTTCCCCCGGCCGGACGTGCGCGCGCAGGCGCGGCTGTGGCGGGGGCTCCTGCCGCCGCGCGCCCCGCTGGCACCGGAGGTGGACCCGGAGGTGCTCGGCTCCGCCGTGAGCCTGTCCGGCGGTGGCATCCGCAACGCCGCGCTGCACGCGGCCTACCTCGCCGCGGGCGCGGGCACGCCCATCGGCATGCGGGAGATTGCGCTCGCGGTGTGGCGCGAGCTGGGGAAGGAGGGGCGCGACGTGTCCCCCACGGAGCTGGGCCCGCTGCGCAAGCACCTGCCCCGCGAGGTGGCGCCATGCTGA
- a CDS encoding LysM peptidoglycan-binding domain-containing protein — MFPRDSRYAKARAFDEDPVLGEVFRGVRPRAIGPATGVLEHVVRSGERLDLLARHYYNDARLWWRILDANPGFLYGGDLTLEDFVGQVILIPRATE; from the coding sequence ATGTTCCCGCGCGACTCGCGCTACGCGAAGGCCCGCGCCTTCGACGAGGACCCGGTGCTGGGCGAAGTCTTTCGCGGGGTGCGGCCCCGGGCCATCGGTCCCGCCACCGGCGTGCTGGAGCACGTGGTGCGCTCCGGGGAGCGGTTGGACCTGCTGGCGCGCCACTACTACAACGACGCGCGGCTGTGGTGGCGCATCCTGGATGCCAACCCGGGCTTCCTCTACGGCGGCGACCTGACGCTCGAGGACTTCGTGGGCCAGGTCATCCTCATCCCCCGGGCCACGGAATAG
- a CDS encoding phage late control D family protein → MLADLFTERFRAPVECSIEVRGRPISALYPFLREARVEVSRDRVGVATLVFDSRRDENGRWTVQDSDLLAPWEPILIEARFGQRTEEVLRGFVREVRADYPEDMGAARVTVSCQDESLAMDREHVRRVWGADVPTTDGVLLAEIAARHGLAVDPTSGSGMSGLVVPQDATDIRFLRARAEANGYELLVRGGVIYFGPMRLDAEPQPTIRVYAGLDTHCRALTVTTDGHQPNAVAVDLSPLEGAEPRRQEVTADLPLLGNEAAHGGREGRDFTWLLTREGSVDEEELVARARRKANDFSLRVRAEGELDGTAYGHVLKVGQPVGVDGVGEWLGGIYYVDAVTHVFSHEGYRQGLRLLRNAYGDNLGGGALNVLGGLL, encoded by the coding sequence ATGCTGGCCGACCTGTTCACCGAGCGCTTCCGGGCGCCCGTCGAGTGCTCCATTGAAGTGCGGGGCCGCCCCATCTCCGCGCTCTACCCCTTCCTGCGGGAAGCGCGGGTGGAGGTGAGCCGGGACCGCGTCGGCGTGGCCACGCTCGTCTTCGACTCGCGCCGCGACGAGAACGGGCGCTGGACGGTGCAGGACTCGGACCTGCTGGCGCCGTGGGAGCCCATCCTCATCGAGGCCCGCTTCGGCCAGCGCACCGAGGAGGTGCTGCGCGGCTTCGTGCGCGAGGTGCGCGCGGACTACCCCGAGGACATGGGGGCCGCCCGCGTCACCGTGTCCTGCCAGGACGAGTCACTGGCCATGGACCGCGAGCACGTGCGCCGCGTGTGGGGCGCGGACGTGCCCACCACGGACGGCGTGCTGCTCGCGGAGATTGCCGCGCGCCACGGGCTGGCGGTGGACCCCACCAGCGGCTCGGGCATGAGCGGGCTGGTGGTGCCGCAGGACGCCACGGACATCCGCTTCCTGCGCGCGCGCGCCGAGGCCAACGGGTACGAGCTGCTGGTGCGGGGCGGCGTCATCTACTTCGGCCCCATGCGGCTGGACGCGGAGCCCCAGCCCACCATCCGCGTCTACGCGGGGCTGGACACGCACTGCCGCGCGCTGACGGTGACGACGGACGGGCACCAGCCCAACGCGGTGGCGGTGGACCTGTCCCCCCTGGAGGGCGCGGAGCCGCGCCGGCAGGAGGTGACGGCGGACCTGCCGCTGCTCGGCAACGAGGCCGCGCACGGAGGCCGTGAGGGGCGCGACTTCACCTGGCTGCTCACCCGCGAGGGCTCCGTGGACGAGGAGGAACTCGTCGCCCGCGCCCGGCGCAAGGCCAACGACTTCTCCCTGCGCGTGCGCGCGGAAGGGGAGCTGGACGGCACCGCCTACGGCCATGTCCTCAAGGTGGGCCAGCCCGTGGGCGTGGACGGCGTCGGCGAGTGGCTGGGCGGCATCTACTACGTGGACGCCGTCACCCATGTCTTCTCGCACGAGGGCTACCGCCAGGGCCTGCGCCTGTTGCGCAACGCCTATGGGGACAACCTCGGGGGCGGGGCGCTCAACGTGCTGGGAGGCCTCCTGTGA
- a CDS encoding phage baseplate assembly protein V: MTPELLPELVRQTRDKYYGKYRGFVVDNQDPDGLGRLKLRVPSVLGAEPSPWALPCVPFGGAAGHGWFAIPEPDAQVWVEFEEGDLRRPIWTGTFWQKKADVPEDAAKTPPTTRMLRTPAGHVLRFDDAKDEEAVLLHHPKGAELSIDPKGTVALTDAKGATVVLDAEGEELRIEDSHGNALVLSSSGVRVEDSHGNKIETAASGVTVKGQQVVVEGTQVLLGGSGGEPVIKGQSFLTLFATHVHTTTAPGSPTSPPIPQGEMSTLSMSVMTK, from the coding sequence GTGACGCCAGAGCTGCTCCCGGAGCTCGTCCGGCAGACGCGCGACAAGTACTACGGCAAGTACCGCGGCTTCGTGGTGGACAACCAGGACCCGGACGGGCTGGGGCGCCTCAAGCTGAGGGTGCCGTCGGTGCTGGGCGCCGAGCCCTCGCCGTGGGCACTGCCCTGCGTGCCCTTCGGCGGCGCGGCGGGGCACGGCTGGTTCGCCATTCCGGAGCCGGACGCCCAGGTGTGGGTGGAGTTCGAGGAAGGCGACCTGCGCCGGCCCATCTGGACGGGCACCTTCTGGCAGAAGAAGGCGGACGTGCCGGAGGACGCGGCGAAGACGCCGCCCACCACGCGCATGCTCCGCACCCCGGCGGGCCACGTGCTGCGCTTCGACGACGCGAAGGACGAGGAGGCCGTGCTGCTCCACCACCCCAAGGGCGCGGAGCTGAGCATCGACCCGAAGGGCACGGTGGCGCTGACGGACGCCAAGGGCGCCACGGTGGTGCTGGACGCGGAGGGCGAGGAGCTGCGCATCGAGGACAGCCACGGCAACGCGCTCGTCCTGTCCTCCAGTGGCGTGCGGGTGGAGGACTCGCACGGCAACAAGATTGAGACGGCGGCCTCGGGGGTGACGGTGAAGGGCCAGCAGGTGGTGGTGGAGGGGACGCAGGTGCTGCTCGGCGGCAGCGGCGGAGAGCCCGTCATCAAGGGGCAGAGCTTCCTCACGCTGTTCGCCACGCACGTGCACACCACCACGGCGCCGGGCAGCCCCACCTCGCCGCCCATTCCCCAGGGCGAGATGAGCACGCTGTCCATGTCGGTGATGACCAAGTGA
- a CDS encoding GPW/gp25 family protein produces MSDPFDQRQRLGDPPCLAFPFRVEAQGPAISRRGQHVREQIEQVLFTTPGERVFRPDFGGGAKMLVFEPNGTPLWDVTRRRLQAALADALRGEVDPGSLELEVTGEGEKLQLVVRYRLTTLGVPQQQLFPVGGLGG; encoded by the coding sequence ATGAGCGACCCATTCGACCAGCGCCAGCGCCTTGGAGACCCGCCGTGCCTGGCCTTCCCATTCCGCGTGGAGGCCCAGGGGCCCGCCATCAGCCGGCGCGGCCAGCACGTGCGCGAGCAGATTGAGCAGGTCCTCTTCACCACGCCCGGCGAGCGGGTGTTCCGCCCGGACTTCGGGGGCGGCGCGAAGATGCTGGTGTTCGAGCCCAACGGCACGCCGCTGTGGGACGTGACGCGGCGGCGCCTGCAGGCGGCGCTGGCGGACGCGCTGCGCGGCGAGGTGGACCCGGGCAGCCTGGAGCTGGAGGTGACGGGCGAGGGCGAAAAGCTCCAGCTCGTCGTCCGCTACCGGCTCACCACGCTGGGCGTGCCGCAGCAGCAGCTCTTCCCCGTGGGAGGCCTCGGTGGCTGA
- a CDS encoding baseplate J/gp47 family protein produces MSKSTDITRWNRAGLRRIRYVDANAATLLEEIRARLDERFNASGPSVRWPAMQAPEVETESERQARLLAQYEAQRASVPDWGWEIARALARATHVLTEHVDAYANEGYLGTATQWESLRRLVEMIDYHPSPPASAFTPLVVHAKAGARGTLGRGFAVRHSPPDGGAPVTFETLDDLDVDAALNVLRPAGHGVNPDALGHSTKRLVLEGSISGINAGEPVVLESEADGQFLACVVESVVQEAETTTVRVTPTLPSNVFTKGRTRVHVRPKERLAPQGPLRTGGSVGLTLRLAVEPRGLLAGDIITLSDGQRRYYRRVTGVEGKLVGLDRGVGELALELAVLARPVVVPVARQMGTRVIGASEPPTVEHFVQVPGAWQRLNGETLGDPRAFEDPVREYEVHVVSAAEVPVETTDEANRGYTLLKLTQPRAEGESPESLLNPQAFLAPPPASAGGWAVDTFLMAGDSESLLPATLWTDKPKGLAAGDFAVVVTGVQASWGRLASVGTNVDLGRAELVPVDGWQGRGGGEFPRTETRVYGRFQEVARLVGWDENATPLSGTQVPLDAVPAGLTFGRPVVVRQEGGSAPALVTRVQGTGEGFVALVDPLPAGSTVDNLVLHANVVLAGHGEKKPEQVLGSGDATRTSQAFVLRERGISFIADATRASGVRADLEVKVAGRVWNAVESLRESGPTDPHYTVRLVRDGELAVVFGDGRNGRRLPTGANNVRVTFRAGSGLGGNLASGSLAKPSRPHPLVEAVEQPLPASGGNDMEDVEALRRTAPATVLTLQRAVSTEDFASLAMGHSSVWQARAMLKRNPGSRQELVEVVVVPADGGELGPLKQSLADFLRAHALPGVDVSLSRYLSEPVTLDVEMEVDTRAFNPDAVVQAVRSALLDALSLRRRGLGQALYLSDVYKVVEAVTGVESSICVLAGVPGLQRKDAPSGAHVVYLNPDGQGLSVRFKEYSL; encoded by the coding sequence GTGAGCAAGTCGACCGACATCACCCGGTGGAACCGGGCCGGGCTGCGGCGCATCCGCTACGTGGACGCCAACGCGGCCACGCTGCTCGAAGAAATCCGTGCGCGCCTGGACGAGCGCTTCAACGCGTCCGGGCCGTCCGTCCGCTGGCCGGCGATGCAGGCACCGGAGGTGGAGACGGAGTCCGAGCGGCAGGCGCGGCTGTTGGCCCAGTACGAGGCGCAGCGCGCGTCCGTGCCGGACTGGGGCTGGGAGATTGCCCGCGCGCTGGCGCGTGCCACCCACGTGCTCACCGAGCACGTGGATGCCTACGCCAACGAGGGCTACCTGGGCACGGCGACGCAGTGGGAGAGCCTGCGCCGGCTGGTGGAGATGATTGACTACCACCCGTCGCCTCCCGCGTCGGCCTTCACGCCGCTGGTGGTGCACGCGAAGGCGGGCGCCCGGGGCACGCTGGGGCGGGGCTTCGCGGTGCGGCACTCGCCTCCGGACGGGGGCGCGCCCGTCACCTTCGAGACGCTGGACGACCTGGACGTGGACGCGGCGCTCAACGTGCTGCGGCCCGCGGGCCACGGGGTGAACCCGGATGCGCTGGGCCACTCCACGAAGCGGCTGGTGCTGGAGGGGAGCATCTCCGGCATCAACGCGGGCGAGCCCGTCGTCCTGGAGAGCGAGGCGGACGGACAGTTCCTGGCCTGTGTGGTGGAGAGCGTCGTCCAGGAGGCGGAGACGACCACCGTGCGGGTGACGCCCACGCTGCCGAGCAACGTCTTCACCAAGGGGCGCACGCGCGTGCACGTGCGCCCCAAGGAGCGGCTGGCCCCCCAGGGGCCGCTGCGCACCGGTGGCTCGGTGGGGCTGACGCTGCGGCTGGCGGTGGAGCCGCGCGGGCTTCTGGCGGGGGACATCATCACCCTGTCGGACGGGCAGCGGCGCTACTACCGGCGCGTCACCGGCGTGGAGGGGAAGCTCGTGGGGTTGGACCGGGGCGTGGGAGAGCTGGCGCTGGAGCTCGCGGTGCTGGCCCGCCCGGTGGTGGTGCCGGTGGCGCGGCAGATGGGGACGCGGGTCATCGGCGCCAGCGAGCCTCCCACGGTGGAGCACTTCGTCCAGGTGCCGGGGGCATGGCAGCGGCTGAACGGCGAGACGCTGGGAGACCCGCGCGCCTTCGAGGACCCGGTGCGCGAGTACGAGGTGCACGTGGTGTCCGCGGCCGAGGTGCCGGTGGAGACCACCGACGAGGCGAACCGGGGCTACACGCTGCTGAAGCTCACCCAGCCGCGCGCGGAGGGTGAGTCGCCGGAGTCGCTGCTCAACCCGCAGGCCTTCCTGGCGCCGCCGCCTGCGTCCGCGGGAGGCTGGGCGGTGGACACCTTCCTGATGGCCGGGGACTCGGAGTCGCTGCTGCCGGCCACGCTGTGGACGGACAAGCCCAAGGGGCTTGCGGCGGGGGACTTCGCGGTGGTGGTGACGGGCGTGCAGGCCTCGTGGGGCCGGTTGGCCTCGGTGGGCACGAATGTGGACCTGGGGCGCGCGGAATTGGTGCCCGTGGACGGGTGGCAGGGCCGAGGCGGGGGCGAGTTCCCCCGCACGGAGACGCGGGTGTACGGCCGCTTCCAGGAGGTGGCGCGGCTGGTGGGCTGGGACGAGAACGCCACGCCGCTGTCCGGCACGCAGGTGCCGCTGGACGCGGTGCCGGCGGGGCTGACGTTCGGCCGGCCCGTGGTGGTGCGCCAGGAGGGCGGCTCGGCGCCGGCGCTCGTCACGCGCGTGCAGGGCACCGGCGAGGGCTTCGTGGCGCTGGTGGACCCGCTGCCCGCCGGGAGCACGGTGGACAACCTCGTCCTCCACGCCAACGTCGTCCTGGCGGGCCACGGGGAGAAGAAGCCCGAGCAGGTGCTGGGCAGCGGCGACGCCACGCGGACGAGCCAGGCCTTCGTGCTGCGCGAGCGCGGCATCTCCTTCATCGCGGACGCCACGCGCGCCTCGGGCGTGCGGGCGGACCTCGAGGTGAAGGTGGCGGGCCGCGTCTGGAACGCGGTGGAGAGCCTGCGCGAGTCGGGCCCCACGGACCCGCACTACACGGTGCGGCTGGTGCGCGACGGCGAGCTGGCCGTCGTCTTCGGTGACGGGCGCAACGGCCGCCGGCTGCCCACCGGGGCCAACAACGTGCGCGTTACGTTCCGCGCGGGCTCCGGCCTGGGAGGCAACCTGGCCTCGGGCAGCCTGGCGAAGCCGAGCCGGCCGCACCCGCTGGTGGAGGCCGTGGAGCAGCCGCTGCCCGCGTCGGGCGGCAACGACATGGAGGACGTGGAGGCGCTGCGCCGCACCGCGCCCGCCACGGTGCTGACGCTGCAGCGCGCGGTGTCCACGGAGGACTTCGCCAGCCTCGCCATGGGCCACAGCAGCGTCTGGCAGGCCCGCGCGATGCTCAAGCGCAACCCGGGCTCCCGCCAGGAGCTGGTGGAGGTGGTGGTGGTGCCCGCCGACGGCGGAGAGCTGGGGCCCCTCAAGCAGTCGCTCGCGGACTTCCTGCGCGCCCACGCGCTGCCGGGCGTGGACGTGTCCCTGTCGCGCTACCTCAGCGAGCCGGTGACGCTGGACGTGGAGATGGAGGTGGACACGCGGGCCTTCAACCCGGACGCGGTGGTGCAGGCCGTGCGCTCGGCGCTGCTGGACGCGCTGTCACTGCGCCGCCGGGGGCTGGGCCAGGCGCTGTACCTCAGTGACGTCTACAAGGTGGTGGAGGCCGTGACGGGCGTGGAGAGCTCCATCTGCGTCCTGGCCGGGGTGCCGGGCCTGCAGCGCAAGGACGCGCCGTCCGGCGCGCACGTCGTCTACCTGAACCCGGACGGGCAGGGCCTGTCCGTGCGCTTCAAGGAGTACTCACTGTGA